In Colletotrichum higginsianum IMI 349063 chromosome 1, whole genome shotgun sequence, one genomic interval encodes:
- a CDS encoding NAD-dependent aldehyde dehydrogenase has protein sequence MPSSFASALKDPSLFVEKSYIDGKWVASTSSKTFQVTNPASEDLIGTCPESNTTDLNYAIESAARAFPTWKATSGRQRGRIIKRIFDLLVENKEDLGKIITAENGKAKGDAEGEVLFAASFFEWFGEEASRIYGDIVPHSNPSYRTRIIKEPVGVCGLIVPWNFPLAMGARKVAAALAAGCTVVMKTDGLTPFSSNALAVLCERAGVPPGVFNVVTALESTPQLGLALCESDTVKKISFTGSTRVGKLLMQQSSSTLKKLSLELGGNAPFIVFDDADLETAISSVLVSKFKVTGQTCVCANRIFVQEGIYDRFSERLVEEVTKFRVGNGTDAAVTHGPLTNGVGKVEEHIKDAVGKNAKVLLGGNRLPSIGKNFYELTVLGEVDDSMKVTQEETFGPLAALARFNTEKEVIERANKSEVGLASYIITNDLARSHRVSEQLEFGMVAINTGVISDASAPFGGVKHSGFGREGSKYGLDDYLTIKTIITGGISANL, from the exons ATGCCGTCCTCTTTTGCAAGCGCCCTGAAGGACCCTAGCCTTTTTGTCGAGAAATCGTATATCGACGGGAAATGGGTGGCGTCGACGTCAAGCAAGACCTTCCAAGTCACCAATCCTGCATCAGAGGATCTCATCGGAACATGTCCCGAGTCCAACACCACCGATTTGAACTACGCCATTGAGTCTGCGGCCAGGGCCTTCCCAACATGGAAGGCAACCTCTGGTCGCCAGCGCGGACGCATCATCAAACGCATTTTCGATCTCCTGGTCGAGAACAAAGAGGACCTCGGCAAGATCATCACGGCCGAGAACGGCAAGGCGAAGGgggacgccgagggcgaggtcctcTTTGCGGCGAGTTTCTTCGAGTGgttcggcgaggaggccTCGCGCATCTACGGCGATATCGTCCCCCACAGCAACCCGAGCTACAGAACACGCATCATCAAGGAACCCGTCGGCGTGTGCGGGCTGATCGTGCCGTGGAACTTCCCCCTGGCCATGGGCGCCCGCAAAGTCGCTGCGGCTCTCGCAGCCGGGTGCACCGTCGTCATGAAGACGGACGGGCTGACGCCCTTTTCATCCAACGCCCTGGCCGTTCTGTGTGAGCGCGCCGGCGTGCCTCCGGGGGTCTTCAACGTCGTCACGGCTCTGGAGAGCACGcctcagctcggcctcgcgctGTGTGAGTCGGACACCGTGAAGAAGATATCGTTCACGGGCTCGACTCGCGTCGGCAAGCTGTTGATGCAGCAGTCCAGCAGCACGCTGAAGAAGCTGAGCTTGGAGCTGGGCGGCAACGCCCCCTTCATCGTGTTCGATGACGCGGACCTGGAGACGGCCATTTCGAGCGTTCTGGTTTCCAAGTTCAAGGTAACCGGTCAGACTTGCGTGTGTGCCAACCGGATCTTCGTCCAGGAAGGCATCTACGACAGGTTCAGCGAGAGACTCGTTGAGGAGGTCACGAAGTTCCGCGTCGGCAACGGCACCGATGCGGCTGTTACTCATGGTCCCCTGACGaacggcgtcggcaaggTGGAAGAGCACatcaaggacgccgtcggcaagaACGCCAAAGTCCTTCTGGGTGGAAACCGGCTGCCGTCCATCGGGAAGAACTTTTATGAGCTCACGGTTCTGGGTGAAGTCGACGATTCCATGAAGGTCACGCAGGAAGAAACCTTCGGGCCtctggcggcgctggcgagaTTCAACACCGAGAAGGAAGTTATCGAGAGAGCCAACAAGTCCGAAGTGGGGTTGGCGTCGTACATCATCACGAATGACCTGGCCAGATCTCATCGCGTATCGGAACAGTTGGAGTTCGGGATGGTCGCCATCAACACGGGCGTGATCTCGGATGCTTCCGCGCC CTTTGGAGGTGTAAAACATTCCGGGTTTGGTCGAGAGGGCAGTAAGTACGGCCTGGACGATTATCTGACGATCAAGACGATAATTACCGGGGGTATCAGTGCCAACTTGTGA
- a CDS encoding Histidine permease codes for MRANVFDGDGTPTLRQIPLKTWTGSTRKHHLTYRAWRNTGNDKLFNAYLEVQVTGKASLFVNFGAKSEKGNVDPGLSRIDNGLAVGSGSNPYPRRSGFSMLVGKLHRNVDWSLKGTWRKDFLGTIISSQRINRIPGI; via the coding sequence ATGAGAGCCAACGTctttgacggcgacggcacccCCACTCTCAGGCAAATTCCTTTGAAAACATGGACCGGATCGACCCGTAAACACCATCTGACTTACCGCGCCTGGAGAAACACCGGCAACGACAAGTTATTCAACGCTTACCTTGAGGTCCAAGTTACCGGCAAGGCCAGCCTCTTTGTCAACTTTGGTGCAAAATCAGAAAAAGGCAACGTGGACCCGGGTCTGTCGCGTATTGACAACGGCTTGGCTGTTGGTTCTGGCTCAAACCCCTACCCAAGACGGTCCGGCTTCAGCATGCTCGTTGGTAAACTTCATCGCAATGTCGACTGGAGCTTGAAAGGGACCTGGCGTAAGGACTTCCTAGGAACGATCATTTCTTCGCAACGTATTAATCGTATTCCAGGCATCTAA
- a CDS encoding General amino acid permease AGP2 yields MSSPSMASEPKPSVKMFHTGSNQKTDVTSGEVIDNSEHLQRHLTPRQVQFVAIGGSIGTALFVSIGYGLMRGAGSLLVAFVLHALVIAQVNNSLAEMTVFMPVSAAFIHHAGAWVDSAWGFMIGWNFFLFEALLIPFEITALDMVLTFWRDDIPSAAVITVCIVLYAGFFSLCNALMRDAYGFRNWSKPAFPKAPFVEYIDNRDLGRFHGFLAALWQAAFTIVGPEYLATVAGEAQNPRKTMKAAFKSVYWRFAIFFIGGALCVGIVLPADDPTLLSVLSAGDTGTGAASPFVIAMKNMGIGGLPHLVNALLLTSIYSAGNAYVYCSSRSLYGLALNGHAPKFLTKCTKQGVPIYCLFVALSFACLSFLKLGSGSVVVLTWLTNLITGGTLVTYIVICVNYLFFFRALKVQNFSRADLPYRGYLQPYGTWIALAWLVAVEIFYGYAIFLPGRWDTGTFFSNYTMAIIAVCLFCGWKAFGRTRFVKPEDADLIGIRPALEEHEAAMAMSMAINEDDNEVGD; encoded by the exons ATGAGTTCTCCGTCGATGGCCTCCGAACCGAAGCCCTCCGTCAAGATGTTTCACACCGGAAGCAATCAGAAGACGGACGTGACAAGCGGTGAAGTCATCGACAACTCGGAGCACCTGCAGCGGCACCTCACCCCTCGCCAGGTTCAGttcgtcgccatcggcggctcGATCGGCACCGCCCTGTTCGTCAGCATCGGCTACGGCCTGATGCGCGGTGCCGGCAGTCTCCTTGTCGCGTTCGTCCTCCACGCGTTGGTGATCGCTCAGGTCAACAACTcgctggccgagatgacCGTCTTCATGCCCGTCAGCGCGGCCTTCATCCACCACGCCGGCGCCTGGGTCGACAGCGCTTGGGGCTTCATGATCGGCTGGaacttcttcctcttcgaaGCGCTTCTCATCCCCTTCGAAATAACCGCGCTGGACATGGTCTTGACTTTCTGGAGGGACGATATTCCCTCGGCTGCCGTCATCACTGTCTGCATCGTTCTCTATGC AGGATTCTTCAGTCTTTGCAACGCCCTTATG CGAGATGCATATGGATTCCGCAATTGGTCAAAGCCG GCTTTCCCCAAGGCACCCTTTGTAGAGTACATCGATAATCGTGACCTGGGTCGTTTCCACGGATTCCTCGCCGCGTTGTGGCAAGCCGCCttcaccatcgtcggcccCGAGTACCTGGCCACGGTCGCTGGCGAGGCCCAGAACCCGCGAAAGACGATGAAGGCCGCGTTCAAATCGGTCTACTGGCGTttcgccatcttcttcatcggtGGGGCGCTctgcgtcggcatcgtcctccCCGCAGACGACCCGACGTTGCTGAGCGTGCTGAGCGCCGGCGACACGGGCACCGGCGCGGCTTCTCCGTTCGTCATCGCGATGAAGAACATGGGGATAGGGGGCTTGCCTCATCTGGTAAATGCCCTCCTGCTGACCAGCATTTACTCGGCTGGGAATGCCTATGTTTACTGCTCGTCTCGAAGCCTTTACGGGCTGGCGTTGAACGGCCATGCGCCCAAATTTCTTACGAAGTGCACCAAGCAAGGCGTGCCCATCTATTGCCTGTTCGTCGCGCTGTCCTTCGCATGCCTCTCTTTTCTCAAGTTGGGAAGTGGTTCCGTGGTGGTGTTGACATG GCTTACCAACCTCATCACCGGCGGAACTCTGGTGACCTACATCGTCATCTGTGTCAACtacctcttcttcttccgagCTCTGAAAGTCCAGAACTTCAGCCGGGCCGACCTTCCATACCGTGGTTACCTTCAACCCTACGGAACTTGGATCGCCCTCGCATGGCTGGTGGCGGTGGAGATATTCTACGGTTATGCCATCTTCCTGCCTGGGCGATGGGACACGGGCACGTTCTTCAGCAACTACACGATGGCCATCATTGCCGTCTGCCTCTTCTGCGGGTGGAAGGCTTTCGGGCGCACGCGTTTCGTCAAGCCAGAAGACGCCGATCTGATTGGGATTCGCCCGGCGTTGGAGGAACacgaggcggcgatggcaaTGTCGATGGCGATCAACGAAGACGACAATGAAGTGGGCGATTAG
- a CDS encoding CVNH domain-containing protein — protein sequence MSHYNNNGGYQQGGYQQGGFQQGGYQQGGFQQGNGGYQQGGFQQGGYPQDRPHGGGEANSYYSQGGHEQYGQGQQGYGQPPQHHQQSFSPPPYQNQNQNHDSYNQGYRNDGPPGSAGPGGEDGERGLTGALAGGAAGAFGGHKVGGNFGHSKTSTFIGAVAGAFAGHKLQDGVSDWKDKRDEKKNEEKNDHDRPHDRPQEHHHGGHHSSHHGDDKPRSGNYAGNFTSSSRDIRLDAHGEYNLHASCKRRDGEWQSSTISLNRILENDQGSFRWSSGNSNGGGDSSVTVQQGDTLRNIAARFNVGFDEIARHNNIPNPDQIWPGQVLQIPGRGGNSSGGNFGASARDVRLVQGGQVLEAELSRNGQWVRSSVNLDERIGNNNGTLHLV from the coding sequence ATGAGCCACtacaacaacaacggcggTTACCAGCAGGGTGGTTACCAACAAGGTGGCTTCCAGCAGGGTGGTTACCAACAAGGTGGCTTCCAGCAGGGAAACGGAGGTTACCAGCAAGGCGGATTCCAACAGGGCGGATATCCCCAGGATCGTCCTCATGGCGGTGGCGAGGCCAACTCATACTACTCCCAAGGAGGCCATGAGCAGTACGGCCAGGGCCAGCAGGGATACGGCCAGCCTCcccagcaccaccagcaaAGCTTCTCGCCTCCCCCATACCAGAACCAAAACCAGAACCACGACAGCTACAACCAGGGATACCGCAACGACGGCCCGCCTGGCTCCGCCGGCCCGggaggcgaggacggcgagcgcgGCCTGACCGGTGCCTTGGccggcggtgctgccggaGCCTTCGGCGGCCACAAGGTCGGCGGTAACTTCGGCCACAGCAAGACGAGCAccttcatcggcgccgtcgccggtgccTTTGCCGGCCACAAGCTCCAGGATGGCGTGTCCGACTGGAAGGACAAGcgcgacgagaagaagaacgaggagaagaacgaCCACGACCGGCCACACGACCGTCCTCAGGAGCACCACCACGGCGGCCACCACAGCAGCCaccacggcgacgacaagcccCGCAGCGGCAACTACGCCGGCAACTTCACCAGCTCGTCCCGGGACATCCGCCTCGACGCGCACGGGGAGTACAACCTCCACGCCTCCTGCAagcgccgcgacggcgagtGGCAGAGCAGCACCATCAGCCTGAACCGCATCCTCGAGAACGACCAGGGCAGCTTCCGCTGGTCCTCCGGGAacagcaacggcggcggcgactccTCCGTCACGGTCCAGCAGGGCGACACGCTGCGCAACATCGCCGCCCGGTTCAACGTCGGCTTCGACGAGATCGCCCGGCACAACAACATCCCCAACCCGGACCAGATCTGGCCCGGCCAGGTCCTCCAGATCCCCGGCCGCGGCGGAAACTCCTCCGGCGGCAACTTCGGTGCTTCTGCCCGGGACGTGCGCCTGGTGCAGGGCggccaggtcctcgaggccgagctgtCCCGGAACGGGCAATGGGTCCGCAGCTCCGTCAACCTGGACGAGAGAATAGGAAACAACAACGGAACCCTGCACCTTGTTTAA